Proteins encoded in a region of the Zea mays cultivar B73 chromosome 4, Zm-B73-REFERENCE-NAM-5.0, whole genome shotgun sequence genome:
- the LOC100381539 gene encoding uncharacterized protein LOC100381539 gives MASVAPGPMQTSHASRRPIPTATGPVPVAVLLAAAAVGLLALLPSLAEAVWEVPHLFLLGAVISFGVFTQRNSDADGRNKDSSLAWSARCHPDAPLVVIADHTAPSDDDDNDDYGLELEEGARETPLSLPVRRLKPAPAPVAQESETAGGHASDGFGEETTDSRAASPSSGFRAGTRAVPSPPPSALDDDDDRGVSQPARPLFRKASTDWDVDAAADDGSSDEMTPVSSERSSVRADFAACASGYSDSDSDGDGTPVDLKLAEKAEAGGEEEVDRKADEFIAKFRQQIRLQRH, from the coding sequence ATGGCCAGCGTAGCCCCAGGTCCCATGCAAACCAGCCATGCCTCACGGCGGCCGATCCCTACAGCTACAGGCCCCGTGCCCGTGGCCGTGcttctcgccgccgccgccgtcggccTCCTCGCGCTGCTGCCGTCGCTGGCCGAGGCCGTGTGGGAGGTGCCGCACCTCTTCCTCCTCGGCGCCGTCATCTCCTTCGGCGTCTTCACGCAGAGGAACAGCGACGCCGACGGCCGCAACAAGGACAGCTCACTGGCGTGGAGCGCGCGGTGCCACCCCGATGCCCCCCTCGTCGTGATCGCGGATCACACGGCGCcgagcgacgacgacgacaacgacgactaCGGGCTGGAACTGGAAGAAGGCGCACGAGAGACGCCGCTTTCGTTGCCGGTGCGGAGGCTGAAGCCTGCGCCTGCGCCTGTGGCGCAGGAGTCCGAAACCGCCGGCGGCCATGCCAGCGATGGTTTCGGTGAGGAGACGACGGATAGCCGTGCTGCGTCTCCGTCTTCGGGGTTTAGGGCCGGCACGCGCGCCGTCCCTTCGCCGCCGCCCTCTGCtcttgacgacgacgacgaccggGGCGTTTCTCAGCCTGCACGGCCGCTCTTCAGAAAGGCCAGCACCGACTGGGATGTGGacgccgccgccgacgacggGTCGTCCGACGAGATGACACCCGTGTCGTCAGAAAGGTCGTCGGTCCGTGCCGACTTCGCCGCTTGTGCCAGTGGCTATAGCGATAGCGACAGCGATGGCGACGGCACGCCTGTGGATttgaagctggcggagaaggcggAGGCGGGCGGGGAGGAGGAAGTGGACCGGAAGGCCGACGAGTTCATCGCCAAGTTCAGGCAGCAGATCAGGCTCCAGAGGCACTAG
- the LOC100285470 gene encoding protein Kinase-like protein TMKL1 codes for MEMAGAAEADTPSQEPVRTGRSNTILLPIGGILLAYLLYRFLRPRLRGLRLDLPAWLRCRRAPTGGGAVLPYFAPIADRLGAVALPYLGAFAGPQAALLRFPGGEALSVAAILEAPGEVVAKSAHSTLYRAAVRSGEAAVLLRFVRPACADEAFAAAAARRIGAVRHPNLVPLRAVYVGPRGEKLLVYPFYAAGSLQRFLQEGIAESQRWSIVCKLSIGIARGLDHLHTGLDKPMVHGNLKTSNVLLDASYDECRVSDYGLHLLLSPAAAQEALEAAAAQGYGAPELAKARDATRESDVYSLGVVLLELLATAPAGGDGVGDGILLLPASSSSSFKNLVLERKISDAFGSSGLARQCRSGAGKERSLGAFFELATACCSPSPSLRPSARQVLQRLQEIAR; via the exons ATGGAGATGGCGGGGGCGGCCGAAGCGGACACGCCGTCGCAGGAGCCGGTGCGCACGGGCCGGAGCAACACCATCCTGCTCCCCATCGGCGGCATCCTCCTGGCCTACCTGCTCTACCGCTTCCTCCGCCCGCGCCTCCGCGGCCTGCGCCTCGACCTGCCCGCCTGGCTGCGCTGCCGCCGCGCGCCGACCGGCGGGGGCGCCGTGCTGCCCTACTTCGCGCCCATCGCCGACCGCCTCGGCGCCGTCGCGCTGCCGTACCTCGGCGCCTTCGCCGGCCCGCAGGCGGCGCTCCTCAGGTTCCCCGGCGGGGAGGCGCTGTCGGTGGCCGCCATCCTCGAGGCGCCCGGGGAGGTCGTCGCCAAGTCCGCGCACAGCACGCTGTACCGCGCCGCCGTGCGCTCCGGGGAGGCCGCCGTGCTGCTGAGGTTCGTGCGCCCCGCGTGCGCCGACGAGgccttcgccgccgccgccgcgcggcgGATCGGCGCCGTCCGCCACCCCAACCTCGTGCCGCTCCGCGCGGTGTACGTCGGCCCCAGGGGCGAGAAGCTGCTCGTCTACCCCTTCTACGCCGCCGGCTCGCTCCAACGCTTCTTGCAAG AGGGGATCGCGGAGTCGCAAAGATGGAGCATAGTGTGCAAGCTCTCCATCGGCATCGCCAGGGGGCTAGACCACCTGCACACGGGCCTGGACAAGCCGATGGTCCACGGCAACCTCAAGACGAGCAACGTGCTCCTGGACGCCAGCTACGACGAGTGCAGGGTGTCGGACTACGGGCTGCACCTGCTGCTGAGCCCCGCCGCGGCGCAGGAGGCGCTGGAGGCCGCCGCGGCGCAGGGGTACGGGGCGCCCGAGCTGGCCAAGGCGCGGGACGCCACGCGGGAGAGCGACGTGTACAGCCTCGGGGtggtcctgctggagctgctggcAACCGCGCCCGCGGGCGGCGACGGCGTCGGCGACGGCATCCTCCTcctccctgcctcctcctcctcctccttcaaGAACCTGGTCCTCGAGCGCAAGATCTCCGACGCGTTCGGCTCGTCTGGGCTTGCTAGGCAGTGCAGGAGCGGGGCGGGGAAGGAGAGGAGCCTGGGCGCGTTCTTCGAGCTGGCCACGGCGTGCTGCAGCCCGTCGCCGTCGCTGAGACCCAGCGCCAGGCAGGTACTCCAGAGGCTCCAGGAGATCGCGCGGTGA